In Fibrobacter succinogenes, a genomic segment contains:
- a CDS encoding glycoside hydrolase family 5 protein: protein MNKERLRGVNLGGWFSQVDCIEEKDPVGFPGVVGHIKTFLGTNDFKRIHDAGFNHVRLPVDYFNLFKGDELKPDEEIFALLDKALKDIQDADLDVILDLHKCPGHDFHLASNHEQAFFADANARKDTRKIWAFMAERYSSMPRVMMELLNEPAASDSKVWDKVKDEIFWEIRKHAPKNTIVVGANKWNSAREFEFLTPLDDDNAIYSFHTYTPVTFTHQGAAWIDDPFFKIERPWPGDYAAPEGDCATRLHVEYGKWDKAQLQASIQNALDFRAKYDLPVSCNEFGVYVQVPRKYQLAWMRDFLDILRDADVGYSYWNYKNLDFGLVSKGESLHNDLPQYNNPERLDSELMEMIAKG from the coding sequence ATGAATAAAGAAAGATTGCGCGGAGTGAATTTGGGAGGATGGTTCAGTCAAGTAGACTGCATCGAAGAAAAGGACCCTGTCGGTTTTCCGGGAGTGGTCGGCCACATCAAGACGTTCCTTGGAACAAACGATTTCAAACGCATCCACGATGCGGGGTTCAACCATGTTCGTTTGCCAGTAGATTACTTTAATTTATTTAAAGGCGACGAGCTCAAGCCGGACGAAGAAATCTTTGCTTTACTCGATAAGGCACTCAAGGACATCCAAGACGCCGACCTAGACGTGATTCTCGATTTGCACAAGTGCCCGGGTCACGATTTCCACCTCGCTAGCAATCACGAACAAGCTTTCTTTGCCGATGCGAACGCCCGCAAGGACACCCGCAAAATTTGGGCTTTCATGGCCGAACGCTACAGCTCCATGCCCCGCGTGATGATGGAACTCTTGAATGAACCGGCCGCAAGCGATTCCAAAGTTTGGGACAAAGTCAAGGACGAAATCTTCTGGGAAATCCGCAAACATGCGCCCAAGAACACCATCGTCGTAGGCGCCAACAAATGGAACAGCGCAAGGGAATTCGAATTCTTGACACCGCTCGATGACGACAACGCCATCTACAGTTTCCATACCTACACGCCGGTGACGTTTACACACCAAGGCGCCGCCTGGATTGACGATCCGTTCTTCAAGATTGAACGTCCGTGGCCAGGCGATTATGCCGCCCCCGAAGGAGATTGCGCTACTCGACTCCACGTGGAATATGGCAAGTGGGACAAGGCACAGTTACAGGCCAGCATCCAGAACGCTCTTGATTTTCGTGCCAAGTACGACTTGCCCGTAAGCTGCAATGAATTCGGCGTTTACGTACAAGTTCCTCGCAAGTATCAACTCGCCTGGATGCGCGACTTCCTTGACATTCTCCGTGATGCCGACGTGGGTTACAGCTACTGGAACTACAAGAATCTGGACTTCGGTCTCGTCTCGAAAGGCGAATCGCTGCACAACGATTTGCCGCAGTATAACAACCCCGAACGCCTCGACTCCGAGCTCATGGAAATGATCGCGAAAGGGTAA
- a CDS encoding GNAT family N-acetyltransferase, whose protein sequence is MVRQYIDNESIRFIRLQPFNKVKSFDCGDADLNDFILNRATLFDKYMLAVSYTCVDINDTSRPLAYFSLANDKIATSDFPSMTEFNRFRRKQGFPNEKRLKSYPAVKLCRLAVDIYAKNQKLGTQVLNIIKSMFVINNKTGCRFITVDAYLAAVPFYEKNGFRMMNLEDNDPHTRLMYFDLMDLVA, encoded by the coding sequence ATGGTTCGACAATATATAGATAACGAGTCTATTCGATTTATTCGACTGCAACCATTCAACAAAGTCAAAAGTTTTGACTGCGGAGATGCTGATTTAAACGATTTCATTTTAAATCGCGCAACTCTTTTTGACAAATACATGTTAGCGGTCAGCTACACCTGTGTTGACATCAACGACACCAGCAGGCCTTTAGCCTATTTTAGCTTGGCAAACGACAAAATCGCAACCAGCGACTTTCCTAGCATGACGGAATTCAACAGATTCCGCCGTAAACAAGGATTCCCGAACGAGAAAAGGCTAAAAAGCTACCCCGCCGTGAAGCTCTGCCGCCTAGCCGTTGACATCTACGCCAAAAATCAAAAACTCGGTACACAAGTTCTAAACATCATCAAGTCCATGTTCGTCATCAACAACAAGACAGGCTGTCGCTTTATAACGGTTGACGCCTACTTGGCAGCAGTTCCGTTCTACGAAAAGAACGGATTCCGCATGATGAATCTCGAAGACAACGATCCGCATACACGATTGATGTACTTCGACTTGATGGATCTGGTGGCGTAA